From Halorubrum salinarum, one genomic window encodes:
- the merA gene encoding mercury(II) reductase has protein sequence MDDANSYDLVILGGGAAAFAAVTEADRRGLSTAMVNAGLPIGGTCVNVGCVPSKRLLAVAESAFAPRDNPFDAVRYGDGEPNVDWAAALDGTDELVDRFRRENYVDVAEQFETDVYEGYGQLTDDTTIEVVDGPDEGARITGEKALVATGSSPRAPPIDGLGAVDYCTSETILEEHDLPERLVMIGGGYIALEWGQILHRVGVDVTVLQRSDRVLSGMEGQLGREVKRAFEEEGVEVVTGTDFERVRGPATDGGTDAGPEATGSGVAVEVTVDGAERTVTGDALFVATGVRPNSEGIGLGTVGIETNDDGTIHVDTHFRTTNPDIYAAGDVIGEPELETAAAKEGNHAVKNAFGNEGVSIDYDAVPSVVFTSPEVASVGTTELEYTEEHGTCSCRTVQMGDVPRAKAVKDTDGLVQVVKHHETDEIVGVHMVGPRAADMIMEATLAVKFGLTVDDIIDTVHPFPTFSEAFKQACQAFRRDTSTMSCCIE, from the coding sequence ATGGACGACGCAAACTCCTATGATCTGGTCATCCTCGGCGGCGGGGCGGCCGCGTTCGCCGCCGTCACCGAGGCGGACCGCCGCGGGCTGTCGACGGCGATGGTGAACGCGGGCCTCCCGATCGGCGGGACCTGCGTGAACGTCGGTTGCGTCCCCAGCAAACGGCTGCTGGCGGTCGCGGAGAGCGCCTTCGCGCCCCGCGACAATCCTTTCGACGCGGTCCGGTACGGCGACGGCGAGCCGAACGTCGACTGGGCGGCCGCGCTGGACGGCACCGACGAACTCGTCGACCGGTTCCGCCGGGAGAACTACGTCGACGTCGCCGAGCAGTTCGAGACCGACGTCTACGAGGGTTACGGCCAGCTGACCGACGACACGACTATCGAGGTCGTCGACGGTCCCGACGAAGGGGCCCGAATCACCGGAGAGAAGGCGCTCGTCGCGACCGGAAGCTCACCTCGGGCGCCGCCTATCGACGGCCTCGGCGCGGTCGACTACTGTACGAGCGAGACCATCTTGGAGGAGCACGACCTCCCGGAGCGGCTCGTGATGATCGGGGGCGGTTACATCGCGCTCGAATGGGGGCAGATCCTCCACCGCGTCGGCGTCGACGTGACGGTTCTCCAGCGCTCCGACCGCGTCCTCTCCGGAATGGAAGGCCAGCTCGGGCGAGAAGTGAAACGTGCCTTCGAGGAGGAGGGAGTCGAGGTCGTCACCGGCACCGACTTCGAGCGCGTCCGCGGCCCGGCGACCGACGGCGGGACCGACGCCGGCCCCGAGGCGACGGGGTCGGGCGTCGCCGTCGAGGTGACCGTCGACGGCGCCGAGCGCACCGTCACCGGCGACGCGCTGTTCGTAGCGACCGGCGTTCGGCCGAACAGCGAGGGGATCGGCCTCGGAACCGTGGGAATCGAAACGAACGACGACGGGACGATCCACGTCGACACCCATTTCCGGACGACGAACCCCGATATCTACGCCGCCGGCGACGTGATCGGCGAGCCCGAACTGGAGACGGCCGCCGCCAAGGAGGGCAATCACGCCGTAAAGAACGCCTTCGGCAACGAGGGCGTCAGTATCGACTACGACGCGGTCCCGTCGGTCGTGTTCACCAGCCCCGAGGTCGCCTCGGTGGGGACGACTGAACTGGAGTACACTGAGGAACACGGGACCTGTTCGTGCCGGACGGTTCAGATGGGGGATGTACCACGGGCAAAAGCCGTCAAGGACACGGATGGTCTCGTTCAAGTCGTCAAGCACCACGAGACCGACGAGATCGTCGGCGTCCACATGGTCGGCCCCCGTGCCGCCGACATGATCATGGAAGCGACGCTGGCGGTGAAGTTCGGCCTCACCGTCGACGACATCATCGATACTGTTCACCCCTTCCCGACGTTCAGCGAAGCGTTCAAGCAAGCGTGTCAGGCGTTCCGCAGGGATACGTCGACGATGAGCTGCTGTATCGAGTGA
- a CDS encoding arsenic resistance protein, giving the protein MTTLSKQRIQHNQVAIYAVAALLSVGAGFGLPSASSVLEPLINPVLAVLLYVTFLEIPFVRIRRAFRNGRFMAAALGMNFLVVPVVVFGLTRFLPQEPVILVGAFMVLLTPCIDYVITFTELADGDAEQITAATPALMLIQLLLLPLYLWLFMGQQVAEFIEAGPFIEAFVVIIALPLTLAWATEYWAERSSRGAQWQDTMGWLPVPMMGATLFVVIASQLPRVQDSIKQIAAVVPIYVAFLIIMPLLGRFVAGVLGMGAGESRALVFTSVTRNSLVILPLALALPSSYALAPAVVVTQTLVELTGMVVLTRVVPAWLVPEAPNQLLDLDVGQGD; this is encoded by the coding sequence ATGACCACACTCTCGAAACAGCGGATTCAGCACAATCAGGTCGCGATCTACGCCGTCGCCGCTCTCCTCTCGGTTGGGGCCGGGTTTGGGCTCCCAAGTGCGAGCTCGGTCCTGGAACCGCTCATCAATCCCGTGTTGGCCGTGCTGTTGTACGTCACATTCCTCGAGATACCGTTCGTCCGGATCCGGCGTGCGTTCCGAAACGGCCGGTTCATGGCGGCTGCGCTGGGTATGAACTTCTTGGTCGTGCCGGTCGTCGTATTTGGGCTCACGCGGTTCCTCCCGCAGGAGCCGGTGATTCTCGTTGGCGCGTTCATGGTGTTGTTGACGCCGTGTATCGACTACGTCATCACGTTCACCGAACTCGCAGACGGTGACGCCGAGCAGATCACGGCCGCGACGCCGGCGCTGATGCTCATCCAGCTGTTGTTGCTCCCGCTGTATCTCTGGCTGTTCATGGGTCAGCAGGTAGCCGAGTTCATCGAGGCTGGGCCGTTCATCGAGGCGTTCGTCGTCATCATCGCGCTGCCACTGACGCTCGCATGGGCGACCGAATACTGGGCGGAGCGCTCCAGCCGCGGCGCCCAGTGGCAGGACACGATGGGATGGTTGCCGGTCCCGATGATGGGGGCGACGCTGTTCGTCGTCATCGCCTCTCAGCTGCCTCGCGTACAGGACTCGATCAAACAGATCGCGGCAGTCGTCCCCATCTACGTCGCGTTCTTGATCATTATGCCGCTCCTCGGTCGATTCGTGGCGGGAGTGCTTGGGATGGGGGCTGGCGAGAGCCGGGCGCTCGTGTTCACCTCCGTCACCCGGAACTCGCTGGTCATTCTTCCGCTGGCACTCGCGTTGCCGTCGAGCTATGCGCTCGCACCGGCGGTCGTCGTCACCCAGACCCTCGTCGAACTGACGGGGATGGTCGTCCTCACCCGAGTCGTCCCGGCGTGGTTAGTGCCAGAAGCTCCCAACCAACTCCTTGATCTTGATGTTGGACAAGGTGACTGA
- a CDS encoding methyl-accepting chemotaxis protein, with protein sequence MSRQSHNRNGRDGSDGAADPEGKTPLSTLTAEHAKLLSEIGTELSESSDAIESLSRGAAEANESSSDTASLAETARGSAREANADVDEAKAAAAAAEEKLELLRETVTEIDDIVAMLNEIADQTNMLALNASIEAARVGEAGSGFAVVADEVKDLAEQAQERATEIEATVEEVRSTADETIDQIETVDTRTDTAAESITDAVDDLDGIADSAVRTSENVDEVSETTQAYADDLDHIARDVIDAISQANEIDERTNPSAEQ encoded by the coding sequence ATGAGTCGACAATCACACAATCGAAACGGGCGTGACGGATCGGACGGAGCGGCCGATCCGGAGGGAAAGACGCCGCTCTCGACGCTCACAGCCGAGCACGCGAAGCTCCTCTCGGAGATCGGGACGGAACTGAGCGAGTCGAGCGACGCGATCGAGTCGCTGTCTCGGGGTGCCGCGGAGGCGAACGAGTCAAGTTCCGATACGGCCTCGCTCGCGGAGACGGCCCGAGGGTCGGCCCGTGAGGCAAACGCTGATGTCGACGAAGCCAAGGCCGCAGCCGCCGCGGCCGAGGAGAAACTGGAGTTGCTCCGCGAGACAGTCACCGAGATCGACGACATCGTCGCGATGCTGAACGAGATCGCCGACCAGACGAACATGCTCGCGTTGAATGCCTCGATCGAGGCCGCGCGTGTGGGCGAGGCAGGCTCGGGCTTTGCCGTCGTCGCAGACGAAGTCAAAGACCTCGCCGAACAGGCACAAGAGCGTGCGACTGAAATAGAAGCGACCGTCGAGGAGGTGCGCTCAACCGCGGACGAGACGATAGACCAGATCGAAACTGTCGACACGCGTACGGACACTGCGGCAGAATCGATCACAGACGCGGTCGACGATCTCGACGGAATCGCTGACAGCGCAGTTCGAACCTCGGAAAACGTCGACGAGGTGAGCGAGACGACACAAGCGTACGCGGACGATCTTGACCACATCGCGAGGGATGTAATCGACGCGATCAGTCAGGCGAACGAGATTGACGAGCGGACGAACCCTTCGGCGGAGCAGTAA
- a CDS encoding MarR family winged helix-turn-helix transcriptional regulator, with protein sequence MVEKDDTTQRKLVHFVTQQTRFALINNILQHPDQLPSMYELEELNPSVSDATVYKHIQKLIDAGIVTEVALDDDHRRQGYPWKFYGLTDEGREFLAEHNLLAAEETLQQIYDTISDKPEKMVKYENAPRPDGV encoded by the coding sequence TTGGTCGAGAAGGACGACACGACCCAACGCAAACTCGTCCACTTCGTCACCCAACAGACGCGGTTCGCGCTGATTAACAACATCCTCCAGCATCCCGACCAGCTGCCCTCGATGTACGAGCTTGAGGAGCTCAACCCCAGCGTGAGCGATGCCACCGTTTACAAGCACATCCAGAAACTCATCGACGCCGGCATCGTCACAGAGGTTGCCCTGGACGACGACCATCGCCGGCAGGGCTACCCTTGGAAGTTCTATGGCCTGACCGACGAGGGGCGGGAGTTCCTGGCAGAGCACAACCTGCTCGCTGCGGAGGAGACGCTCCAGCAGATCTACGACACCATTTCCGACAAGCCCGAGAAGATGGTCAAGTACGAGAACGCCCCCCGTCCGGACGGCGTCTAA
- a CDS encoding putative quinol monooxygenase, translated as MIVLHAVFPLDPEKRDEALELIADLAEKSRAEPGMIDYRPATDVDDPNVVRFFEQYEDEAAFEAHSQTDHFQEFEAALPDLLAGEPEVTRFEVDSAAEMDL; from the coding sequence ATGATTGTGTTACACGCAGTCTTTCCGCTCGATCCCGAGAAGCGCGACGAGGCGCTCGAACTGATCGCCGACCTCGCGGAGAAATCCCGCGCCGAGCCGGGGATGATCGATTACCGGCCGGCGACGGACGTGGACGACCCGAATGTAGTCCGGTTCTTCGAGCAGTACGAGGACGAGGCCGCCTTCGAGGCGCACTCACAGACCGACCACTTTCAGGAGTTCGAGGCGGCGCTGCCCGACCTGCTCGCGGGCGAGCCGGAGGTCACCCGGTTCGAAGTCGATTCGGCGGCAGAGATGGACCTCTAA
- a CDS encoding winged helix-turn-helix transcriptional regulator, whose product MADTTPSPPACDVDGTCYCPLTGVITVLSRKYAIQLISIVGAHESLRFAEIEDHLPGASTSTISKRLDEFEEADLITRTQYDEIPPRVEYALTEEGDELRTRLEPLLEWAAATE is encoded by the coding sequence ATGGCAGATACGACACCATCACCGCCCGCGTGCGACGTCGACGGAACGTGCTACTGTCCGCTGACCGGCGTCATTACCGTGTTGAGTCGGAAGTACGCGATACAACTGATAAGCATCGTCGGAGCGCACGAGTCGCTCCGGTTCGCCGAGATCGAGGATCACCTCCCCGGCGCCAGCACTTCGACCATCTCGAAGCGGCTCGACGAGTTCGAGGAGGCGGATCTGATCACCCGAACGCAGTACGACGAGATCCCGCCCCGCGTCGAGTACGCGCTCACCGAGGAGGGCGACGAACTCCGGACGCGGCTCGAACCGCTCTTGGAGTGGGCCGCCGCGACCGAGTGA
- a CDS encoding thiamine pyrophosphate-binding protein yields the protein MAERSSPDGSRGNVTWHRALGPDELPEGRVKPVTCGDTTVAMTHQDGEYGALDNRCPHQGGPLGEGSIETGLLRCPWHGWDFDPLTGETPGSHDDCVETFPVEVREDGIYVGFPDEEPHERTVSDVIAETLVNWGVRQVWGIVGHSNLGLADALRREAAGGNLAYYGVRHEGAAAFAASAYGKLTGRPAACFSIAGPGATNMLTGLWDANVDRSPTIALTGQVESQVLGTGNFQEVDLEAAYGDVAEFEATVLPDSDHAELATRAAKTAILERGVSHLVFPDEIQTQSAEGVDPGDPEGRITDREITPPESALKDAVELLETAERPVIVVGHGARFEMDGIVDLAERFDCPVLTTFKAKGQIPDSHPLAGGVLGRSGTPIASHFMNEADLLAVFGASFSNHTGIAEYKPTIHVDYDAMTLGKFHGIDVPVWGEIGVTVDELEERLGDDLAAENQREELADRWEIWREEKATRREQTPERGVNYATAFEAMTRLVPDDAIIPVDVGNNTYAFGRYFEPEHQSVLMSGYLGSIGFAFPAALGAWAATQEPESEFAGRKVVSVSSDGGFGQYMSEFTTAVKYDMDVTHVLLNDDELGKISKEQRTGGWDVWQTDLVNPEFAAFAENCGGLGLFVDDPADLNDALEKAIAHDGPALVEILTDADPV from the coding sequence ATGGCCGAACGCTCGTCTCCAGACGGTTCGAGAGGCAACGTGACGTGGCACAGGGCGCTCGGTCCGGACGAACTCCCCGAGGGGCGGGTGAAGCCGGTAACCTGCGGCGACACGACAGTCGCGATGACTCACCAAGACGGCGAGTATGGGGCGCTCGACAATCGCTGTCCCCACCAAGGCGGACCGCTCGGCGAGGGATCTATCGAAACCGGGCTGCTCCGCTGTCCGTGGCACGGCTGGGACTTCGACCCGCTGACGGGGGAAACACCCGGATCCCACGACGACTGCGTCGAGACGTTCCCGGTCGAAGTGCGCGAGGACGGGATCTACGTTGGATTCCCCGACGAGGAGCCGCACGAGCGGACGGTGTCGGATGTGATCGCCGAGACGCTGGTCAACTGGGGGGTCCGGCAGGTGTGGGGGATCGTCGGGCACTCGAATCTCGGGCTCGCCGACGCGCTCCGCCGCGAAGCGGCCGGGGGAAACCTCGCTTATTACGGCGTCCGCCACGAGGGGGCCGCCGCGTTCGCCGCCTCTGCGTACGGGAAGCTCACCGGCCGTCCGGCGGCGTGCTTCTCCATCGCCGGCCCCGGTGCGACGAACATGCTCACCGGACTGTGGGACGCGAACGTCGACCGTTCGCCGACGATCGCGCTCACCGGACAGGTCGAGTCGCAGGTGCTCGGCACAGGGAACTTCCAGGAAGTCGATCTGGAGGCGGCCTACGGCGACGTTGCTGAGTTCGAGGCGACCGTCCTCCCCGACAGCGACCACGCCGAACTCGCGACTCGGGCGGCCAAGACTGCGATCCTCGAACGCGGTGTCTCACACCTCGTCTTTCCCGACGAAATCCAGACCCAGTCGGCCGAGGGCGTCGATCCCGGGGACCCGGAGGGACGTATTACAGACCGCGAGATCACACCCCCGGAGAGCGCCCTCAAGGATGCGGTAGAACTACTGGAAACTGCCGAGCGGCCGGTGATCGTCGTCGGGCACGGTGCCCGCTTCGAGATGGACGGAATTGTGGACCTCGCCGAGCGGTTCGACTGCCCGGTGCTGACGACGTTCAAGGCGAAAGGGCAGATTCCCGACTCGCACCCGCTCGCGGGGGGCGTACTCGGCCGGAGCGGGACCCCGATTGCGAGCCACTTCATGAACGAGGCGGACCTGCTGGCCGTCTTCGGCGCGAGCTTCTCGAATCACACCGGGATTGCCGAGTACAAGCCGACGATCCACGTCGATTACGACGCGATGACGCTCGGGAAATTCCACGGCATCGACGTGCCGGTGTGGGGCGAGATCGGCGTCACCGTTGACGAGCTCGAGGAACGGCTTGGGGACGACCTCGCGGCGGAAAACCAGCGCGAGGAGCTCGCCGACCGCTGGGAAATTTGGCGCGAAGAGAAGGCGACACGGCGGGAGCAGACGCCCGAGCGCGGCGTCAATTACGCCACTGCCTTCGAGGCGATGACCCGACTCGTTCCCGACGACGCGATCATCCCCGTCGACGTGGGGAACAACACCTACGCGTTCGGCCGGTACTTCGAGCCGGAACACCAGTCTGTACTCATGTCGGGGTACCTCGGTTCCATCGGATTCGCGTTCCCGGCGGCGCTGGGCGCGTGGGCAGCCACCCAAGAGCCGGAGTCGGAGTTCGCCGGTCGCAAGGTGGTCTCGGTATCCAGCGACGGTGGCTTCGGCCAGTACATGAGTGAGTTCACGACCGCGGTGAAGTACGACATGGACGTTACCCACGTCCTGTTGAACGACGACGAACTCGGGAAGATCAGCAAAGAGCAGCGGACCGGGGGCTGGGACGTCTGGCAGACCGACCTCGTCAACCCTGAGTTCGCTGCGTTCGCAGAAAATTGTGGGGGCCTCGGTCTCTTCGTCGACGACCCCGCCGACCTCAACGACGCACTCGAAAAGGCGATCGCCCATGACGGTCCCGCGCTCGTCGAAATCCTCACCGATGCCGATCCGGTGTGA
- a CDS encoding nucleotidyltransferase domain-containing protein, giving the protein MSEITKQDITVCIDAYPDQDTDVFRIGAADDILRLLADAHETEFTIPELVDATGVTRSTVWRAVNLLDSIGAIRIRETPQRNHIAIDPNRLQKDDPVLAIPQSEFHTPIRAFVTRVEATLTNADNIDNLLGIVIFGSVARGEADRQSDIDCFVVVDGDRTTARRQVTDVVAELQSERFDGDRFAFEPYVESAESARRVGSKLHNIFAEGITVYGSDQLDSLRKEVIANE; this is encoded by the coding sequence GTGTCTGAAATTACAAAACAGGATATAACGGTCTGTATCGATGCGTATCCCGACCAGGATACTGATGTGTTTCGTATCGGTGCCGCAGACGACATCCTCCGGCTACTCGCCGACGCTCACGAGACGGAGTTTACGATTCCTGAACTTGTCGACGCCACAGGTGTCACCCGCTCAACGGTCTGGCGAGCTGTGAACCTGCTCGACAGTATCGGGGCCATCCGAATTCGAGAGACGCCACAACGAAACCACATCGCGATCGACCCCAACCGCCTCCAGAAGGACGATCCGGTACTTGCTATTCCGCAGTCGGAGTTCCATACACCGATTCGGGCATTCGTTACCCGCGTAGAAGCTACGCTCACTAACGCCGACAACATCGACAACCTCCTCGGTATCGTTATTTTCGGGAGTGTCGCTCGGGGGGAGGCTGACCGGCAAAGTGACATCGATTGTTTTGTCGTCGTCGATGGCGACCGGACGACAGCTCGCCGACAGGTCACCGACGTCGTCGCAGAACTCCAATCAGAGCGCTTCGACGGTGACCGATTCGCGTTCGAACCGTATGTTGAATCCGCCGAGAGCGCACGGAGAGTCGGGTCAAAACTCCATAACATCTTCGCGGAGGGCATTACAGTGTATGGGAGCGACCAGCTTGACTCACTCCGAAAAGAGGTCATCGCCAATGAGTAG
- a CDS encoding glutathione S-transferase N-terminal domain-containing protein, with translation MLELYRLPGCPYCAKVETKLDELGLEYETHNVLPFRFLRFEVKSVSGQSGVPVLVDPEHGIEGLAESDDIVSYLEETYT, from the coding sequence ATGCTTGAACTCTACCGGCTCCCCGGTTGCCCGTACTGCGCGAAGGTCGAAACCAAACTGGACGAACTGGGCCTGGAATACGAGACGCACAACGTACTCCCATTCCGATTTCTCCGGTTCGAAGTAAAATCCGTGAGTGGACAGTCTGGGGTCCCGGTGCTCGTCGATCCGGAACACGGGATCGAGGGGCTGGCAGAGAGCGACGACATCGTCTCCTACCTCGAGGAGACGTACACCTGA
- a CDS encoding sensor histidine kinase, producing MSNESTDEGDIETGETHEIRSSVEERYRKVFEHNNDAIMIVNFETESFVDVNPRACELLGYSREELLSMEPEDIHPDDIARVREEFISQVKTEGTGFTDDLTCLTKDGDEVQTEISGAALEPADGADAAADAEPKQMVAMLRDVSDRVRNRRQLEEKVERLDRFAGIVSHDLQNPLSIIQGHAELARQTGDVKHFDAIEDAADRMEEMLSELLQLTREGDLVHERTEVDLAAIAETVWTDCDMAPATLEIESSTTFQADRDRLYELFVNFFENARDHGGSSVTVRVGVLEGPEQNGFYVEDDGAGIPAEDRDDIFEWGHTTTGDGTGFGLAIVAEIAEAHGWEIGVGESANGGTRFEVTGIDS from the coding sequence ATGAGTAACGAATCGACGGACGAGGGTGACATCGAGACGGGGGAAACCCACGAAATCCGGTCGTCGGTCGAGGAGCGGTACCGAAAGGTCTTCGAACACAACAACGACGCCATCATGATCGTCAACTTTGAGACCGAGTCGTTTGTCGACGTCAACCCGCGGGCGTGCGAGTTGCTGGGATACTCCCGCGAAGAGCTCCTGTCAATGGAGCCCGAAGACATCCATCCTGACGACATCGCCCGGGTTCGCGAGGAGTTTATTTCGCAGGTCAAAACGGAAGGAACCGGCTTCACCGACGACCTGACTTGCCTGACGAAGGACGGAGACGAGGTCCAGACGGAAATATCCGGAGCGGCGCTGGAGCCGGCAGACGGAGCCGATGCCGCGGCGGATGCCGAACCGAAGCAGATGGTCGCGATGCTCCGGGACGTGTCCGATCGCGTCCGGAACCGCCGGCAATTAGAAGAGAAGGTCGAACGGCTCGACCGGTTCGCCGGTATCGTCTCACACGATCTCCAGAACCCCCTTTCAATCATTCAAGGGCACGCGGAACTCGCCCGACAAACCGGCGATGTCAAGCATTTCGACGCGATCGAGGACGCCGCCGATCGCATGGAAGAGATGCTGTCGGAACTCCTCCAGCTCACCCGGGAGGGAGACTTGGTTCACGAGCGGACCGAGGTCGATCTGGCGGCGATCGCGGAGACCGTCTGGACTGACTGCGATATGGCGCCGGCGACACTCGAGATTGAGTCCTCGACGACGTTCCAAGCGGACCGAGACCGGCTTTACGAGCTTTTTGTGAACTTCTTTGAGAACGCCCGCGATCACGGAGGATCGTCGGTGACGGTCCGAGTCGGGGTGCTGGAAGGACCGGAACAGAACGGTTTCTACGTCGAAGACGACGGGGCGGGCATTCCGGCGGAAGACAGGGACGACATCTTTGAGTGGGGTCATACGACTACGGGAGACGGGACCGGATTCGGGCTCGCGATCGTCGCCGAAATCGCTGAGGCCCACGGCTGGGAAATCGGAGTCGGAGAGTCCGCGAACGGTGGAACCCGGTTCGAGGTCACCGGAATCGACTCTTGA
- a CDS encoding peroxiredoxin family protein — translation MEAAYRNLDEDTFEQLAVGAAAPLFALPDIDGGRWDPADAIGDGEWTVLIWVFADWCPVCHRGFDELIELRDELHEADVNVATIECHGGYRGRVMVRRELEPEYWFAEESFIESYAERIWWPHLLDRAGAVGAKYGVDPMSYAVHAEYINRPATIILDPNGTVRFAYYGTFWGDRPSIEETLEMIRSKEFEFEHPERRHVASERFPGPAEYEFAVRES, via the coding sequence CTGGAGGCCGCGTATCGAAACCTCGATGAGGATACGTTCGAGCAGCTGGCGGTCGGTGCGGCCGCGCCGTTGTTCGCGTTGCCGGACATCGACGGAGGGAGATGGGACCCCGCGGATGCGATCGGGGACGGCGAGTGGACGGTCCTGATCTGGGTGTTCGCCGACTGGTGTCCAGTCTGTCACCGCGGGTTCGACGAGCTGATCGAGCTTCGCGACGAACTACACGAGGCGGACGTCAACGTGGCGACGATCGAGTGTCACGGCGGCTACCGCGGCCGAGTGATGGTCAGACGGGAGCTCGAACCGGAGTACTGGTTCGCCGAGGAGTCGTTCATCGAATCGTACGCGGAGCGGATCTGGTGGCCGCACCTCCTCGACCGCGCGGGAGCGGTCGGCGCGAAATACGGCGTCGATCCGATGTCCTACGCCGTCCACGCCGAGTATATCAACCGCCCCGCGACGATCATTCTCGACCCGAACGGCACCGTTCGCTTCGCGTATTACGGAACGTTCTGGGGCGATCGGCCGTCCATCGAGGAGACTCTCGAAATGATCCGGTCGAAGGAGTTCGAGTTCGAGCACCCGGAACGACGGCACGTCGCGTCTGAGCGATTCCCCGGGCCAGCGGAATACGAATTTGCGGTTAGGGAATCGTGA
- a CDS encoding DUF63 family protein: MIDSGVAFVLASISIVSIAWALPRRHVAVTGADIAATLPWFAVIGVAVAVGRSVPLSGLTAGFVQSPTVYLAVTGLVAGLWLILDVVGVNDVSRWTAVSGVLTAIAVGGASLLATGALHWRVLVWNAVAIVLAFGITGPVLRGVRDLRLSTHGWLGGGVLFAHVLDGTTTGIGLRHLGTIERNPISATIIQAGDGIGPSGVVLFLLVKIAAALLVLAVLDRDSDYVGRETAGLLVIAGGAGLLPAVHNLTLFALTIP; this comes from the coding sequence ATGATCGACTCCGGCGTCGCGTTCGTCCTCGCTAGTATTTCAATTGTCTCGATAGCGTGGGCCCTTCCCCGTCGCCACGTCGCCGTGACCGGGGCCGATATCGCGGCGACGCTTCCGTGGTTCGCCGTCATCGGTGTCGCGGTTGCCGTCGGCCGTTCGGTACCCTTGTCTGGACTGACCGCTGGATTCGTTCAGAGCCCAACGGTGTACCTCGCGGTTACGGGGCTAGTTGCAGGGCTGTGGCTGATACTCGACGTCGTCGGGGTGAACGACGTCTCTCGATGGACGGCCGTGAGCGGCGTCCTCACAGCTATCGCCGTCGGCGGAGCGAGTCTCCTCGCAACTGGGGCACTCCACTGGCGGGTTCTCGTCTGGAACGCCGTTGCAATCGTGCTGGCGTTCGGTATCACCGGACCCGTCCTGCGAGGGGTTCGAGATTTACGTCTGTCCACCCACGGGTGGCTCGGTGGCGGAGTCCTCTTCGCGCACGTCCTCGACGGGACGACCACTGGGATCGGACTCCGGCACCTCGGGACGATTGAACGGAATCCGATCTCCGCGACGATCATTCAGGCAGGAGACGGCATCGGCCCATCCGGCGTCGTGCTCTTTCTGCTCGTGAAAATCGCGGCCGCCCTGCTCGTCTTGGCTGTCCTCGACAGAGACAGCGATTATGTCGGCCGAGAGACCGCCGGTCTGCTCGTCATCGCCGGTGGTGCCGGTCTCCTCCCTGCGGTTCACAATCTCACCCTGTTCGCGCTCACGATTCCCTAA
- a CDS encoding helix-turn-helix domain-containing protein: protein MPDEFTLSAQSAPDALADLSPSAKLVAKTLDYEGESTQSALAESTLLPPRTVRYALDQLEEAEVVSSRISFADARKRIYSLEIEA, encoded by the coding sequence ATGCCGGACGAATTCACGCTCTCGGCGCAGTCGGCGCCGGACGCCCTTGCCGACCTCTCGCCCAGCGCGAAGCTGGTGGCGAAGACCCTCGACTACGAGGGCGAGAGCACGCAGTCGGCGCTCGCCGAGTCGACGCTTCTCCCCCCGCGGACCGTTCGGTACGCGCTCGATCAGCTCGAAGAGGCCGAGGTCGTTTCGTCGCGAATCTCGTTCGCCGACGCCCGAAAGCGGATTTACTCGCTCGAAATAGAGGCGTGA